CAACGGCGTCAGTAGGGTTTTGGTCATGTTTTGTTCGGGAGCGCTTCGGGCACTCCCGAACAAAGGGGTGCATTTCCCGAACGAAACCCGAACGAAACCATACCAAAACCCGAACGAAGGTTTAGTAAGTGGCCGCAGCCGAAGGTTTCAGTTCGGGGATGTCAAACTGCATGCTAAGACTGCCGGTTGCGACTAAAAAAATAAACTTCCAACAGAAATAAGTATATTTGCAACTTATTTAAAATCCTAAAAAAGTGTTACAACTCCACGATAAACAATTCGAACCGTTCATTTCGGCAGAAGAGATCGACTTTGCTATCGCTTCCATGGCAGCTCAGGTTGAAGCCGATTTTGCAGAAGAAACCCCAATCTTTGTAGGCGTGCTCAACGGTGCGTTCATGGTGGTTTCGGATTTTATGAAGCACTATAAGTCACCTTGTGAAGTGAGTTTCATCAAAATGGCTTCGTATGAGGGTACCGAATCCACGAATGAAGTGAAACAACTCATTGGGATCAACCAGGATCTTACCGGAAGGACCGTTGTCGTGATCGAGGATATCGTGGATACGGGCAACACTTTAGCCGAGCTTAAAGCGCTTTTCAAGCAACAGGACGTGGCGCATTTCAAGATTGCTACGCTGTTTTTCAAGCCTGAAGCGTATAAGAAAGACATCAAGATTGACTACGTCGGCATCCGCATCCCGAACAAATTTATCGTCGGTTTTGGCCTCGACTACGATGGCCTGGGCAGGAACCTGCCTGAAGTATATCAATTGAAAGAATAAGTCAAAAGTCGAAAGTTGAAAGGCCGGCGGCTAATATTTAATATCTAATATCTCAATTCTAAATCTCCAATGATTAACATCGTTTTATTCGGAAAACCCGGAGCCGGCAAAGGAACGCAGGCTGAATTCCTCAAAGAAAAATACAGCCTGACGCACATTTCAACCGGCGATTTATTCCGCTATAACATTAAAAATAATACGCCGCTGGGGCTTGAAGCCAAATCATACATAGACCGCGGGTCTTTGGTGCCTGATGCCGTGACCATTAAGATGCTTGAAGATGAAGCAGCCAAACATCCGGACACGAAAGGCTTTTTATTTGACGGTTTCCCGAGGAATATTGCCCAGGCCGATGCTTTGGAGCAGTTCCTTGAATCCAAAGGCTGGTCGACAACAGCAACGATAGCGCTCGAAGCTGACGATGAGGTACTGGTGCAGCGCATCCTCGAACGCGGAAAAACTTCAGGGCGGGCTGATGATAATGATGAAAGCGCCATCAGGAACCGTTATGTGGTTTATGGCAATGAAACCGCACCATTGATTGATTATTACAAACAGAAAGGAAAGTTCCATCCGGTAGATGGAATTGGTTCCATCGCTGAAATAACGACGCGTTTAAGTAACGTGATCGACAGTTTATAAAAATACTTCGGCTTTGGCCGTAAAACATTATGGAGATATTGATCATCCTTTTCCTGATTATCCTGAACGGCGTATTTTCAATGTCGGAAATCGCATTGATTTCAGCACGGAAAAGCCGTTTGGAGAATGCGGCGAAGAAGGGAAATAATAGTGCGAAAGTAGCTTTGGATTTAGCCAATTCGCCAAATAAATTCCTTTCCACCGTACAGATCGGGATTACCCTGATCGGGATTTTAACGGGTATATTTTCAGGCGACAAGATTACGACTGACGTGCGCCTGTTTTTCGAAGGCTACCCCATGCTGAAGCCTTATGCAGACTCTATTGCTGTAGGGGTTGTGGTGGTGGTTCTGACATTCTTTTCGCTGGTCTTGGGTGAATTGCTCCCGAAGCGTATCGGACTGAATTATCCTGAAAAGATTGCCAAATCGGTTGCCATCCCGATGAAGTTTGTGTCCGTCGTAACGGCACCATTCATCTGGTTGCTGACCATTTCTACAGAAGCTTTGCTAAAGGTGCTCATGATAAAACCATCTACCGACGGCAAGGTGACCGAGGAAGAGATCAAAGCCATTATCAAGGAAGGAACCGAGGGCGGAGAGGTACAGGAAATCGAGCATGACATTATGGAGCGCGTGTTCCATATCGGCGACAGGAAAGTGAATTCGCTGATGACACACCGAAAGTCCGTCGTGTTCCTGCCTGCCAATTCTGATAAGCAGAAAGTCAAGGAGTTGATGCTTAAGGAGCTGCATTCGATTTATCCGGTATATGGTGAAAATCACGATGATATCGTCGGGGTGGTGGATTTGAAAACTATCTTCGCGCATTTTGAGGATGACAGCTTCAATCTGGAAAGCATCATGACCGATCCGCCATACATCATGGAGCAGACTACGGCTTACAAAGCTTTGGAAAACTTTAAGAAGAGCGGCGTGCATTATGCGTTCGTGTCTGATGAATACGGTGTTTTCCAGGGGATTATTACGCTGAACGACATTCTTGAAGCGCTGGTCGGAGATGCGTCGGATTTTTATAAAGACGATTTCAAGCTGATTGCAAGGGAAGACGGTTCCTGGATGGTCGACGGTTTATACCCGCTGCATGATTTCCTGACGTATTTCGAATTGGACGAGTTGACGACAGATTACGAAGTGAATACCGTCAGCGGATTGATCATGACCGAATTGTCATACATCCCAAAAGAAGGCGAAAAACTGATCTGGCACCATTATGAACTGGAAGTAATGGATATGGATGGCGTGAAGATTGATAAGGTGCTTGTGAAGGAGAGGAAGGAGAAGTAGTTTGCAGTCGCAGTCGCAGTCGCAGTCGCGGTCGCGGTCGCGGTCGCGGTCGCGGTCGCGGTCGCAGTCGCAGTCGCAGTCGCAGTCGCAGTCGCAGTCGCAGTCGCAGTCGCAGTCGCAGTCGCAGTCGCAGTCGCAGTCGCAGTCGCAGTCGCAGTCGCAGTCGCAGTCGCAGTCGCAGTCGCAGTCGCAGTCGCAGTCGATATAAAATAAAAAGATATAAATATACGCCAAAATGATCAAATATTATGGATTTCAGGAACTTATACGCCTATCAAAAATCGTTTGAGCTAGCAATGGAAATATTTGAACTTTCTAAAATATTTCCGAAAGAAGAGAAGTATTCGCTCACCGATCAGGTTCGGCGATCTTCAAGAAGTGTCTGTGGCAATATTGCGGAAGCTTACAGGAAGAGAATTTATCCGAACCATTTTATCAGTAAATTAACTGACAGTGATGCTGAAAATTCGGAAACCAATGTTTGGCTTGAATTTGCTTTAAAATGCGACTATATCAGTAAAGATTCATACGATGCATTGTTGCTGAAAAATATAGAAATAGGAAAACTAATTAATTATATGGTTTCTAATCCTCAGAAGTTCGGGTGCGTGGTGGGTCACTCACCGAAAACTGAGACTGAGACTGAAAACTAAAAATGACAGAGGGAAATTTCGTAGACTACGTAAAAATATACGTCTCATCCGGAAAAGGTGGGCGGGGCTCGACGCATTTGCATCGTGAGAAATTCATTGAAAAAGGAGGACCGGACGGCGGTGACGGCGGCCGTGGCGGCCACGTGTACCTCGTCGGGAATAAAAGCCTTTGGACGCTTTTCCACCTGAAATTCGCAAGGCACATCAAAGCAGGACATGGCGGCGATGGCGGTAGCGACAGAAGTACCGGTGCTGATGGCGATGATAAATATATTGAAGTGCCCCTGGGGACGGTGGTGCGCGATAAGGACTCGAATGAAATCCTTTTTGAAATCACGGAAGACGGCGAAAAAAAGATTGTGGCACAGGGAGGCAAGGGCGGATTGGGCAACTGGCATTTCCGCAGTTCTACCAACCAGACACCTCGATATGCACAACCCGGATTGCCATCGGTTGAGGCGGACATCGTACTGGAACTGAAAGTTCTGGCGGATGTCGGGCTGGTAGGTTTCCCGAATGCAGGGAAATCAACACTTTTATCCGTGTTGACATCTGCGAAGCCAAAAATTGCGGATTATCCTTTTACGACCTTAAAACCCAACCTCGGGATTGTGGCTTACCGCGATTACCAGTCGTTTGTAATTGCCGATATTCCGGGAATTATTGAGGGTGCTGCAGAAGGGAAGGGGCTTGGGCATTATTTCCTGAGGCATATAGAACGCAATTCGACCTTGCTGTTTCTCGTCCCTGTGGATACGCCGGACATCAAGGCAGAATATGATATCCTCGTCAATGAATTGACCAAATACAATCCTGAAATGCTTGATAAGGAACGCATCGTAGTGATTTCGAAATGCGATATGCTCGACGAAGAACTCAAAGCGGAACTGAAAACACAATTGGATAAGGATTTCGGGGACACGCCGTATATGCTGATTTCATCAGTGGCACAGCAGGGATTGACGGAGCTGAAGGATAAACTTTGGCAGATGCTCAATACATAATGGCCATGGCATAATTCTGTTCCGGTACATTCAGTTACTTTACAGACGGGCTTGCCTATAATCGGTAATATCCTTATTTATAACCTATTTGCGCAATTTTGTAAACATTCGTTTGCAGGCTGGTGTATTTTTATCAAAAATAAATTAGTTATGATACACCAGCTTAAACCTTCCATACTTGTTGAAACGCCTCTAGGAACCGGGCAGGCTATTTTCCTGATAGATTACGGCATGCACCAGAATACGTGCTGGGTCGTAGCGCTGCAAAAAGATGGCGTCATCAAACATTTCGACTGTAACGATGTGATCCTTTCTACAAATTACACTTATGGCATGAACTTGCGAAAAAACAAGTTTGTCGAAAAGCAAAAGCAAGCGCCGGAAAGTGAAAGCAACCTGAGCGTAATTGCAGATTAAATTCGGGCTATGGACTCCCCGGCGATTTCCCCGACACCGAATCGAAATTATACGAGATATTCAAAAAACCCAGGAAACTCGATTTCTCCACGTCATATTTAATCGTAAGGGGCAGCCAGAGGGCGTCAGTAATCCGCAGGCGAAGGTCGCCATTGGCCAGGAATGTATTGCGCTTTTCATCGGGAAGCAAATCCTTGAAGACATTGTCATATTCAGCATAAGCCTTAAACTCCACGAGGCTTTTACTCTCGGTTTTTGATTTCAGCAAAACAAAGTTGAAACCGAGGGTGCTTTTAAGCGTAGTGCGTCGCAGTGTTGCGGTAACAAGCGTATCGCCGTAAGCAAAAGTGCTCCTGATATCCAGTTCGGACGGGGCGCGCTTCCCGAAAAGGTTGCCTTTTAAGAATACCAGCCCCAAACGCCCGCTGCTGATATTTCCTTTGTCATCGGCCACGCCGTTCGCCGAGAACGTGAGCAATGGCGCCTTGGCAATCTCGTCGTAAGCCTCGTCCATCAACCTTTTAAATGCCACCATCGAAGAATCGAGCCGCGTATTTAGTTTTGGCATGAAGCCGGCCGGGAACTTATTGGTTTTCCCATATCGGTGTAACGTGTCCAGGCCTTCCTGTATCTGAAGCAAAATTGTGGGCAGATTGCCGTTGGGATTCCGGGTAATGGAGTCAATGTATTTATTGGCATCAGCATCTATATCGGCATTGAGTTTCTTATAGGCATTGAGCAAGGTGACGTCATGGAATTTCACTGCTTTATTGTCGCGTCCATTAATTATGGCATAAGTAAACCCGCCTGTGAAACCGGTATATTTATAATCTTCGTTGAGGTTCAGGTCGAAATTGAACTCGAAATTCCTGGAGAATTTTTCCTTTATGAAATTCCTGTCGATGCGTAAATCCGGATCGGCTTCGGCTTTGATGGCAAAAAGCGTCCCGTTGAATGCAATGCTTTTCTGTGCGCCGGTCAGGTTATGGGTCGTCATTTGGTAAAGCCGGCTCAATACATCGAGGTAATTGCCGGTTTTGGTATTTTCAAGTTTTTTATAAAGTGCGCCTGTAATGTCACTGATGGCCGTGTTGATGTCATCGACCTTTGCAATGGCGGGATTTGCAGGGGCCTGGCTAAAACCCAAGTGGAAACAAAGTAAAATGAATATACTGGTGTAAAATTTCTTCATGTTGCGCTTAGATTACGAAATAAAACAATGCGGTGTATATTGAAATCGCTGAAGTGTATTGTGCTTTGGGCACCGGACCGGTCTGGAAGGTACCTGTGAGGGTCACTTCCGAATTTCCGCCCGGCGCGTTACTGCCATGAACAATCAATGTATATCGCCCCGGTGCCAGGTCGAAATCTTTAGTGAATCCAAGGTCGCTTTGATAATTCTGGTTGTTGGCAGCGTTGTCAAGGCAGGTGATGTCTACAGAAAGCGGCAATGGCGGGATGCCATCTTGTACGGTTACGTCAAGGGTGATCATGTTATTTTCGGTTTTTGCGGTTCTTGGTTTATGTGGTAATAATAGAATTCAAACTTAACGATTTCAGGCGTTTGGTCAATGCGTATATTTACCTGATTTGTATTCAGCGTCAGAATGTTGATGCCTTATATAATGAAAAACAGGTAAATATACGCATAGGCAAATGGTGTTTTGTTTTTAGTTTTACCATGCTACTAACCAAAAAAAACAGCTCATTATGCAGGCAGACGAAACCACTAATGTTATTGGCATCATACTTGCCATTGTTTCATTCTTATTGATTTCCGGGATTGGATTGATGTCGGACGTATTGAAAGAAACCCCTCATCCCGATAATCCGGGCCTTCCGCCATACAGCCTTTCGAGGCTGCAATTGTTCCTCTGGACACTGATTATTGCTCCGATTTTTGCATTGCACTGGGGATCTACCGGAGCAGTCACCCTGAATGATACTGGATTGATCCTGCTTGGGATTTCAGCGGCCGTGATGGTGACCGCGTCGGCGATCGGCGGGGCACAGCAAAGTACACAAACCGCTGCGCCGGTAACCACGACTACAATAGTTACGCCGGCTCCTGACGCAGTGCCCGCAGTGGGTGATGATGGCACAGTCGCTGCAGCTCCGGTTCAGGTGGCAACCACAACCACAACTACGGTTACGCCACCTGTTACATGCCTGAAGGCAAAATTGCCGAGCAAACGTTTTTGGGTCGATATCATCATGGATGACAATGGGCAGCTCTCGCTGGCACGGTTGCAGCAATTGGTGTTTACGGTGATTTATGCGACGGTGTACATCACGACATTCTTCGGGGATGCGATGAAAGTTTATCCTGATTTCCAGGCGAATGCTTACATCCTGATGGGGATTTCCAGCGGATCGTATTTGTTGGGAAAATCGTTGAATAAGTAATTTTATTGATTGTCAGAAACTTTGCGCCAAATTTGATGAACCCTTTTTTTTCTTCTTCTTTTGTCTTGAAACAAAAGAAGCAAAAATTCAAGCATGCCTCTTCTCGGCGACCTGCTATCTCTCAATTCCTAAATTAAACAAACTCGCCTACGGCTCAAACAGTGTTTAATTTTACGGAATCTTCGGAATGCAGGTGCCCGCCTGCGAAGCGGAATGCGGAGTGACATACTTAAGAACCACTTGATATAAAGTTCCCAATGTTTACCACTTCATAATATAACATCATACAATAATGCCGCACCAAACCGCGACAGGGATGGGAGCGGCATCCTTTTTTTAACCTGCTAAGGTAAAAAAAGATAGAGCAGACAGCCCGGCCGTTCGCCCAAATCAATCAGCCATGACTGCAGATTGCCATTTGCCAACCCAAACTTTATCGTATCTTCGCAAACGGTGTAACAAACACAACCAAAATAAGACTACTAGTCACTAACTTTTCAAAATTTACCAAAATGAAAAAAATTATTTTATTCTTTTTGCTGGCCTTATCGGCATTCCCGATGCGCGCCGACGAAGGGATGTGGTTCCTGATGTTTATCGAGCGGCTGAACCACCGCGACATGGAGAAGATGGGCCTCCAGCTTACCGCCGATGAGATTTACAGCATCAACCACCACAGCCTCAAGGACGCCATTGTCCAGTTTAATGGTGGCTGTACGGCTGAAATCGTTTCGAAGGATGGTTTGGTTTTGACGAACCACCACTGCGGATATGATGCGATTGCAGAGCTTTCCACTGCCGAGCAGAATTACCTTAAAAACGGTTTCTGGGCAAAAGACCGCAAGTCGGAAATGAAGCCAAGCTCCCTGTTCGTGCGTTTCTTCGTGCGAATGGATGATGTTTCGAAAAGGATTTTGTCCAAACTGAACGACAAAATGACTGAAGCCGAGCGCGACAAAGCCATCGCCGCTGAAATCGCTTTGATTGAGAAAGAAAACAACGAAGGTGGGAAATACACCGTTTCCGTACGTTCGTTTTTCCAGGGCAACGAGTTTTACTATTTCGTGTACCAGGATTATAAAGATGTGCGTTTGGTGGGTACTCCGCCGGAAAGCGT
This genomic stretch from Flavobacterium pallidum harbors:
- a CDS encoding four helix bundle protein, with amino-acid sequence MDFRNLYAYQKSFELAMEIFELSKIFPKEEKYSLTDQVRRSSRSVCGNIAEAYRKRIYPNHFISKLTDSDAENSETNVWLEFALKCDYISKDSYDALLLKNIEIGKLINYMVSNPQKFGCVVGHSPKTETETEN
- the hpt gene encoding hypoxanthine phosphoribosyltransferase yields the protein MLQLHDKQFEPFISAEEIDFAIASMAAQVEADFAEETPIFVGVLNGAFMVVSDFMKHYKSPCEVSFIKMASYEGTESTNEVKQLIGINQDLTGRTVVVIEDIVDTGNTLAELKALFKQQDVAHFKIATLFFKPEAYKKDIKIDYVGIRIPNKFIVGFGLDYDGLGRNLPEVYQLKE
- the obgE gene encoding GTPase ObgE; amino-acid sequence: MTEGNFVDYVKIYVSSGKGGRGSTHLHREKFIEKGGPDGGDGGRGGHVYLVGNKSLWTLFHLKFARHIKAGHGGDGGSDRSTGADGDDKYIEVPLGTVVRDKDSNEILFEITEDGEKKIVAQGGKGGLGNWHFRSSTNQTPRYAQPGLPSVEADIVLELKVLADVGLVGFPNAGKSTLLSVLTSAKPKIADYPFTTLKPNLGIVAYRDYQSFVIADIPGIIEGAAEGKGLGHYFLRHIERNSTLLFLVPVDTPDIKAEYDILVNELTKYNPEMLDKERIVVISKCDMLDEELKAELKTQLDKDFGDTPYMLISSVAQQGLTELKDKLWQMLNT
- a CDS encoding adenylate kinase, whose amino-acid sequence is MINIVLFGKPGAGKGTQAEFLKEKYSLTHISTGDLFRYNIKNNTPLGLEAKSYIDRGSLVPDAVTIKMLEDEAAKHPDTKGFLFDGFPRNIAQADALEQFLESKGWSTTATIALEADDEVLVQRILERGKTSGRADDNDESAIRNRYVVYGNETAPLIDYYKQKGKFHPVDGIGSIAEITTRLSNVIDSL
- a CDS encoding hemolysin family protein, which translates into the protein MEILIILFLIILNGVFSMSEIALISARKSRLENAAKKGNNSAKVALDLANSPNKFLSTVQIGITLIGILTGIFSGDKITTDVRLFFEGYPMLKPYADSIAVGVVVVVLTFFSLVLGELLPKRIGLNYPEKIAKSVAIPMKFVSVVTAPFIWLLTISTEALLKVLMIKPSTDGKVTEEEIKAIIKEGTEGGEVQEIEHDIMERVFHIGDRKVNSLMTHRKSVVFLPANSDKQKVKELMLKELHSIYPVYGENHDDIVGVVDLKTIFAHFEDDSFNLESIMTDPPYIMEQTTAYKALENFKKSGVHYAFVSDEYGVFQGIITLNDILEALVGDASDFYKDDFKLIAREDGSWMVDGLYPLHDFLTYFELDELTTDYEVNTVSGLIMTELSYIPKEGEKLIWHHYELEVMDMDGVKIDKVLVKERKEK